From Rhododendron vialii isolate Sample 1 chromosome 10a, ASM3025357v1, the proteins below share one genomic window:
- the LOC131303938 gene encoding uncharacterized protein LOC131303938 isoform X1 has translation MQTQIAYFFLSPFPSLSKTNDKNTPFLCSFSSVSSLPHTHPTNKNLSLSNFLIETLAISEPQAISISNRFPWRKSMDNPQSVVHVFKQLGFSDSHIRSSIQLRPEILFSNVDKILKPKLQFFQDLGFTGPDLGNFISTHPRVLFYSLERNLIPCVDIVKKTLGNDKNNQDLIRVFQCTYSDPSVSRLKCNIAFLESCGIVGPHLSMLLKRAPWLFFISVTALRDQVSRVLDMGFSVDSRMFVPAVLTVGGMTRESFSRKIELLRSFGFSMDECMDMFRRAPTFLRPSVDKLKFKIDFFLNDLELDRCALVSWPNCLTYSIENRVIPRYRVLRVIMSKGLLQKEPSLNYVLTSSEEKFLGKLISRFPDDAEEILEIYNGDLLDS, from the coding sequence ATGCAAACCCAGATCGCATACTTTTTTCTCTCacctttcccttctctctctaaaaccaacGACAAAAACACACCCTTCCTCTGTTCCTTCTCTTCTGTATCCTCTCTCCCTCACACACACCCCACAAACAAGAACCTTTCCCTCTCCAATTTCCTCATCGAAACCTTGGCAATCTCTGAACCACAAGCCATTTCCATCTCCAACCGCTTCCCATGGAGAAAATCCATGGATAACCCACAGTCCGTGGTTCACGTTTTCAAACAACTCGGCTTCTCCGACTCCCACATTCGATCCTCCATTCAGCTCAGGCCCGAGATCCTCTTCTCCAACGTAGACAAGATTTTGAAGCCCAAACTGCAGTTTTTTCAGGACCTGGGTTTCACTGGTCCTGATCTGGGTAACTTCATTTCAACCCATCCTCGTGTTTTGTTTTACAGTTTGGAGAGAAATTTGATACCCTGCGTTGATATAGTCAAGAAAACACTCGGAAATGATAAAAACAATCAGGATTTGATCCGGGTTTTCCAGTGTACCTATTCGGACCCCTCTGTATCGAGATTGAAATGCAACATTGCCTTCTTGGAGAGCTGCGGCATTGTTGGGCCCCACCTCTCGATGCTGTTGAAGAGGGCACCTTGGCTTTTCTTCATTTCAGTGACGGCTCTTAGAGACCAAGTTTCGCGAGTTTTAGATATGGGTTTTTCTGTTGATTCGAGGATGTTTGTTCCTGCTGTGCTCACGGTGGGTGGCATGACTCGTGAGTCTTTTAGTAGGAAGATTGAATTGTTGAGGAGTTTTGGGTTCTCAATGGATGAATGTATGGATATGTTTAGGAGGGCTCCGACTTTTCTTAGGCCTTCCGTAGATAAGTTGAAGTTTAAGATTGATTTCTTCTTGAATGATTTGGAGTTGGACAGGTGTGCGTTAGTTAGTTGGCCTAATTGTTTGACGTACAGCATCGAGAACAGAGTAATCCCTCGTTATAGAGTTTTACGGGTTATCATGTCCAAGGGGCTGTTACAGAAAGAACCTAGTTTAAATTATGTATTGACTTCGTCGGAAGAGAAGTTTCTGGGAAAATTAATATCAAGGTTTCCGGATGATGCGGAGGAAATTTTGGAGATTTACAATGGCGACCTTTTGGATTCTTGA
- the LOC131303116 gene encoding transcription termination factor MTERF5, chloroplastic-like, which translates to MQTPIPYFSLSPFPSLSKKPNNKNKPFLCSFSSVSAHSPSIPTPTSNPSLSNFLIKTLAISEPQAVSISNRFSSRKSLEKPHSVVQFLKQLGFSDAHIRSSVQSRPEILFSDVDKTLKPKLQFFLDLGLTGPDLGNFISIHSHVLLDSLERTLIPCVDIIKNTLVNDKNNQDLIRVLQKTYRGWVFSKPVSRLKCNIAFLESCGIVGPQLSDLLKRHPRLFFISETALKDLVLRVLDMGFSADSRMLVHAVDTVSSISGETFSRKIEMLRSFGFSEEECMDMFRRAPRLLTISEDKLKFKIDFFLNDFKLNRCALVSWPTCLTYSIEKRIIPRYRVLQVIMSKGLLQKEPSFKHVLILSEEKFLGKFISRFPDDAVDLLEIYKGNLLDS; encoded by the coding sequence atgcaaacCCCCATCCCATACTTTTCTCTCTCacctttcccttctctctctaagaaacccaacaacaaaaacaaaccctTCCTCTGTTCCTTCTCTTCTGTTTCCGCTCACTCTCCCAGCATCCCAACTCCAACCTCAAACCCCTCCCTCTCCAATTTCCTCATCAAAACCTTGGCAATCTCCGAACCACAAGCCGTTTCCATCTCCAACCGCTTCTCATCGAGAAAATCTCTAGAAAAGCCACACTCCGTGGTTCAATTTCTCAAGCAACTAGGCTTCTCCGACGCCCACATTCGATCCTCCGTTCAGTCCAGGCCCGAAATCCTCTTCTCCGACGTGGACAAGACTTTGAAGCCCAAGCTGCAGTTTTTTCTGGACCTGGGTCTCACTGGTCCTGATCTGGGTAACTTCATTTCAATTCATTCTCATGTTTTGCTTGATAGTTTGGAGAGAACATTGATACCCTGCGTTGACATTATCAAGAACACCCTCGTAAACGACAAAAACAATCAGGATTTGATTCGGGTTCTGCAGAAGACCTATCGGGGTTGGGTCTTTTCAAAACCAGTGTCGAGATTGAAATGTAACATTGCCTTCTTGGAGAGCTGCGGCATTGTTGGGCCTCAGCTCTCAGATCTTTTGAAGAGGCACCCTCGGCTTTTCTTCATTTCAGAGACGGCTCTTAAGGACCTTGTTTTGCGTGTTTTAGATATGGGGTTTTCTGCTGATTCGAGGATGCTGGTTCATGCTGTGGACACAGTTAGTAGCATAAGTGGTGAGACTTTTAGCAGGAAGATTGAAATGCTTAGgagttttgggttttcggagGAGGAATGTATGGATATGTTTAGGAGAGCTCCGAGGTTACTTACGATTTCAGAAGATAAGTTGAAGTTTAAGATTGATTTCTTCTTGAATGATTTCAAGTTGAACAGGTGTGCGTTAGTTAGTTGGCCTACTTGTTTGACGTACAGCATCGAGAAGAGAATAATCCCTCGTTATAGAGTTTTACAGGTTATCATGTCCAAGGGACTGTTACAGAAGGAACCTAGTTTTAAACATGTATTGATTTTGTCAGAAGAGAAGTTTCTAGGAAAATTTATATCAAGGTTTCCAGATGATGCAGTGGATCTTTTGGAGATTTACAAGGGCAACCTTTTGGATTCTTGA
- the LOC131303936 gene encoding berberine bridge enzyme-like 4 — MKPSSIAILSTLLLLITLANSEPSKDAFIQCLKNQANMSPKPISEAIFTAESPLFMPTLFAYFRNSRFNRTTNRIPNAIITATHETHVQATVICAKYHSLLLRIRSGGHDYEGLSYVSNEPFVILDMFSLRSIDINIQAETAWVQAGATLGELYYSISQKSKLHAFPGGVCSSVATGGHFIGAGYGNLLRKYGLTVDNIIDAKIVNVNGKILDRKSMGEDVFWAIRGGGASFGVILSWNLKLVSIPEVVTFFKVDRALEEGAVDLVHIWQEVANKLPEDIFIRLKLQHFHKFMVRFVALYLGKTDTLLPMMNQRFPELGLKQKDCIETSWVETTLLWQDMDPKQTDFLLDRKTTSTFGPSPFKVKSDYVKTSIAKPALEELWKKADNTPGLVMEWNPYGGKMSQIPESETPFPHRAGYKFKIQYWYFSNDTLEPLQKVYDFMAPYASQSPREAFLNYRDLDVGKNGNGEDPNVFGAKYFKGNFERLRKVKTKFDPGNFFRNEQSIPPLSA; from the coding sequence ATGAAGCCTTCAAGCATTGCAATCCTTTCAACCCTTTTGTTGTTGATTACATTGGCAAATTCAGAACCCTCCAAAGACGCCTTCATCCAATGCCTCAAAAACCAGGCCAATATGTCTCCGAAACCAATCTCGGAAGCAATATTCACCGCCGAAAGCCCACTATTCATGCCTACTTTATTTGCCTATTTCCGAAATTCAAGATTTAACAGAACCACAAACCGAATCCCAAATGCCATTATTACTGCCACACATGAAACCCATGTCCAAGCAACCGTGATATGTGCCAAATATCACAGCCTACTCCTTAGAATCCGAAGCGGGGGCCACGATTATGAAGGCCTTTCTTATGTGTCAAACGAACCATTTGTTATCCTTGACATGTTTAGCCTCCGATCCATTGATATCAACATACAAGCCGAAACTGCATGGGTACAAGCGGGTGCAACACTTGGCGAACTCTATTACAGCATTTCCCAAAAAAGTAAGTTGCACGCCTTTCCAGGCGGCGTGTGCTCTTCTGTAGCCACAGGTGGGCATTTCATTGGCGCTGGGTACGGAAACTTGTTGAGAAAGTACGGATTAACCGTTGATAACATAATCGATGCCAAAATAGTCAATGTTAATGGAAAAATCCTCGATagaaaatccatgggagaagaTGTTTTCTGGGCCATTAGAGGCGGTGGAGCGAGTTTTGGTGTCATTCTCTCTTGGAACCTCAAATTGGTTTCAATTCCTGAAGTCGTCACATTCTTTAAGGTCGATAGAGCCCTTGAGGAAGGAGCAGTAGATCTAGTTCATATATGGCAAGAGGTTGCGAATAAACTACCCGAAGACATTTTCATAAGACTTAAGTTACAGCATTTTCATAAATTTATGGTTAGATTCGTTGCTTTGTACCTAGGGAAAACCgacacacttctcccaatgatGAATCAGCGATTTCCTGAATTGGGTTTGAAGCAAAAGGACTGCATTGAAACGAGTTGGGTTGAAACTACCCTTCTCTGGCAAGACATGGACCCAAAACAGACTGACTTCTTACTTGACAGAAAGACCACTTCAACTTTTGGTCCTTCTCCCTTTAAGGTGAAATCGGACTACGTGAAAACATCAATTGCGAAACCAGCATTGGAAGAATTATGGAAGAAGGCAGACAACACACCGGGATTGGTAATGGAATGGAATCCATATGGAGGGAAAATGAGTCAGATTCCGGAGTCGGAGACACCATTCCCTCATAGGGCCGGGTACAAGTTCAAAATCCAGTACTGGTATTTTTCTAACGACACGTTAGAGCCACTGCAAAAGGTCTATGACTTTATGGCACCATATGCATCGCAGTCACCACGAGAGGCGTTTCTGAACTACAGAGACCTTGATGTTGGAAAGAATGGAAACGGTGAGGATCCAAATGTTTTTGGGGCTAAGTATTTCAAGGGGAATTTCGAGAGGTTGAGAAAGGTGAAGACGAAGTTTGATCCGGGTAATTTCTTTAGGAATGAACAAAGCATTCCACCTCTTTCTGCTTAG